Proteins found in one Asterias rubens chromosome 12, eAstRub1.3, whole genome shotgun sequence genomic segment:
- the LOC117297476 gene encoding spindle assembly abnormal protein 6 homolog yields MNDHLFNHVLSVCMKCTGHDDRVASIRVQLELQTASSPMQRKELNVRLTDDADPFFLFNLALGEEDFQSLKVQQGLLVDFSAFPQKLIELLQRCFEEQSKDSPKFVLHLMRSEPLAQGLAELCLVETNPFKHLTHLALKLQPGNDTDVKKYLATCLKSLQAEHNKVSMRLTHTETSLSGQLKETHKALSSRTHELESLRSEWSAHTESLVAKHKQELAEERQKAMQNQRDLEQRHERERKDIDTMRLQGSSELQARLSDLQRANQDLTDKKYHLESSMRELKGRLGTLDEDYKRAQRDLQSLRQQRGSLETDQRSREQTLSQQQTRIAVLQQEVQDKEALLDKGNQLIEAASDQRAKLEESVHHKTSLVAKLESTIKSTSHEVMKGNDIIKKLQGDLKAALAKLKLKNAITGKQEKLLEERNQTLRTVQQELDTVKTKIQQLEHENERLKELLESTRTKLEESRELLKTNENVINWLNKQVNEAQLTKRHGLFEVPTSTVAYRPSGVQPAVPSTRQWPMPSPHLTSTVSTIPHIPDSAHRGYNTSSMTVPTSASRHSEPALDPKYLQRPQHPPINPGGGAESARRQGPVPLQLSSTPVAPSALASSAPPLMSAYFPAQLQGTS; encoded by the exons ATGAACGATCACTTGTTCAACCACGTGTTGTCCGTGTGCATGAAGTGCACAGGGCACGATGACAG GGTTGCATCAATCAGAGTTCAGCTTGAGCTTCAGACTGCATCCTCCCCAATGCAAAGAAAG GAGCTGAATGTACGACTCACAGATGATGCTGATCCTTTCTTTCTCTTCAACTTGGCTCTTGGAGAAGAAGACTTTCAAAG CCTGAAGGTTCAGCAAGGTTTGCTGGTTGACTTCTCAGCGTTCCCACAGAAGCTCATAGAACTTCTCCAACGATGCTTTGAAGAGCAAAGCAAAGACTCACCCAA GTTTGTCCTACATTTAATGAGATCCGAGCCCCTAGCTCAGGGTTTGGCGGAGCTTTGCCTGGTGGAGACCAACCCCTTCAAACATCTAACCCACCTTGCTCTTAAGCTACAACCAGGCAACGACACTGACGTCAAGAAATACCTGGCAACATGCCTCAAATCATTACAG GCTGAACACAACAAAGTATCAATGAGATTGACTCACACAGAGACCTCCCTCTCAGGACAACTCAAGGAAACTCACAAG GCGTTATCGTCTCGTACTCATGAACTGGAGAGTCTGAGATCAGAGTGGAGTGCCCACACAGAGAGCCTCGTCGCTAAACACAAACAAGAACTGGCCGAGGAAAGACAGAAAGCCATGCAG AATCAGCGAGACTTGGAGCAAAGACACGAGCGAGAAAGGAAAGATATTGACACCATGAGATTACAAGGGTCGTCTGAACTTCAGGCAAGACTATCGGACCTCCAGAGGGCCAATCAA gaCCTGACCGACAAGAAATATCACCTGGAGTCATCAATGAGAGAACTGAAAGGAAGGCTTGGGACTCTGGATGAG GACTACAAGCGAGCCCAGCGTGACCTACAGTCCCTGCGGCAGCAGCGTGGGAGTCTGGAAACAGACCAGCGGAGCCGGGAGCAGACTCTGAGCCAGCAGCAGACACGCATCGCAGTGCTTCAGCAGGAGGTTCAAGACAAAGAGGCTCTGCTGGATAAGGGCAATCAGCTGATAGAAGCCGCCAGTGACCAGAGG GCCAAGTTGGAAGAAAGTGTACACCATAAGACTAGTCTGGTAGCCAAGCTAGAGAGCACCATCAAGTCAACGTCCCATGAGGTCATGAAG GGAAATGACATTATTAAGAAGCTCCAAGGAGATTTAAAAGCTGCTCTGGCAAAG CTGAAGCTAAAGAACGCAATCACAGGGAAGCAGGAGAAGCTCCTTGAGGAACGGAACCAGACTCTCCGAACAGTTCAACAAGAACTGGACACGGTGAAGACCAAAATCCAACAACTGGAACATGAG AATGAACGTCTGAAAGAATTGTTGGAGAGCACAAGAACAAAACTAGAAGAAAGCAGAGAGTTACTCAAGACCAATGAGAATG TTATCAACTGGTTGAACAAGCAAGTCAACGAGGCCCAATTGACAAAACGACATGGTTTATTTGAGGTTCCAACTTCTACTGTGGCCTACAGGCCTTCAGGG GTACAACCAGCAGTTCCTTCCACCAGACAATGGCCAATGCCGAGCCCTCATCTAACGAGCACAGTCAGTACCATCCCCCATATACCAGACTCCGCCCACAGAGGGTACAACACTTCCTCTATGACTGTACCTACTAGTGCTTCAAGACACAG TGAACCAGCACTAGATCCCAAGTACCTCCAACGCCCACAACACCCGCCAATTAACCCAGGAGGGGGAGCAGAGAGTGCTCGGAGACAGGGACCTGTACCCCTTCAATTAAGCAGCACCCCTGTTGCACCCAGTGCCCTGGCCTCCTCGGCGCCCCCACTCATGAGCGCCTACTTTCCAGCGCAGCTACAAGGCACGTCCTAA